Proteins from a single region of Cydia splendana chromosome 9, ilCydSple1.2, whole genome shotgun sequence:
- the LOC134793374 gene encoding arrestin homolog translates to MVVAVKVFKKTTPNGKVTVYLGKRDFIDHMDYCDPVDGVVVVDNDYLKGRKVYCQLVTTYRYGREEDEVMGVKFSKEMVIGQEQVVPMINSKMELTSVQEKLIKKLGPNAYPFTFTFPEMAPSSITLQPSEEDQGKPMGVDYCVRTYVAETEDQKSHKRSSVTLAIKKLQHAPANRGRRLPSSLVSKGFTFSNGKINLEVTLDKEIYYHGEKLAANVIVSNNSRKSVRNIRCMVVQHVEITMINSQFSRHVASLESREGCPITPGASLSKTFYLVPLARTNKDIRGVALDGHLKEDDVNLASSTLVADGKCPTEAIGIVVSYSVRVKLNCGTLGGELVTDVPFKLLHPAEGTVERQRFNAMKKMQSIERHRYENSLYTNEEEDNIVFEDFARLRMNEPE, encoded by the exons ATGGTCGTCGCTGTTAAAGTATTTAAGAAAACTACACCAAATGGCAAAGTTACTGTTTACCTCGGCAAGCGGGACTTCATTGATCATATGGATTACTGCGATCCCGTCGATGGAGTGGTGGTTGTTGACAACGATTACCTGAAAGGAAGGAAGGTCTACTGTCAG CTCGTGACAACATACCGCTATGGTAGGGAGGAAGATGAAGTGATGGGAGTGAAGTTTTCCAAGGAAATGGTGATCGGTCAGGAGCAAGTTGTGCCCATGATCAACTCGAAGATGGAGCTTACTTCGGTCCAGGAGAAACTTATTAAGAAGCTGGGCCCTAATGCCTATCCATTCACCTTCACCTTCCCTGAAATGGCTCCTAGCTCg ATCACTCTGCAACCTTCTGAAGAAGATCAGGGCAAGCCAATGGGAGTGGATTACTGCGTTCGAACCTATGTGGCCGAGACCGAAGATCAGAAGAGCCACAAGAGGAGCTCAGTGACTCTTGCCATTAAGAAG CTGCAGCACGCTCCTGCTAACCGCGGCCGTCGTCTTCCAAGCTCTCTCGTAAGCAAGGGCTTCACTTTCAGCAACGGAAAGATCAATCTTGAAGTGACTCTTGACAAGGAGATCTACTACCATGGCGAGAAGCTGGCGGCCAACGTCATCGTGTCAAACAACTCCCGGAAGTCAGTCCGCAACATCCGCTGCATGGTCGTCCAGCATGTTGAGATTACGATGATCAACTCTCAGTTCAGCCGTCATGTTGCTTCGCTGGAGAGCCGCGAAGGCTGCCCAATCACCCCTGGGGCTAGTCTGTCAAAGACTTTCTATCTGGTGCCCTTGGCGCGTACCAACAAGGACATTCGTG GTGTGGCTTTGGACGGTCACCTGAAGGAAGACGATGTGAACCTGGCGAGCTCGACCCTAGTGGCTGATGGCAAGTGCCCGACTGAGGCCATTGGTATCGTGGTTTCCTACTCCGTGCGTGTGAAGCTGAACTGCGGGACCCTGGGTGGCGAGCTGGTCACTGATGTGCCCTTCAAACTGCTGCATCCCGCTGAAG GCACTGTCGAGCGCCAACGTTTCAATGCGATGAAGAAAATGCAGAGCATCGAGAGACACCGCTACGAGAACTCTCTATACACCAACGAGGAAGAGGACAACATTGTCTTCGAAGACTTCGCTCGCCTCCGAATGAACGAGCCGGAATAA
- the LOC134793373 gene encoding activating signal cointegrator 1 complex subunit 2 homolog isoform X2, whose translation MSQRPAFTKWLWCLFAVYAGPGWGRAVLVRTPPKNPTTIEAQAKFFQYRHLPTHEDYEQGHRQGSERHFTERHERAKPSDGLFSAKVRWGDKHGGYGEHYWDLNHAGHAANHGNDGYDGSDDDGSYNHELDHAHDEHDTYDEPSEQQPTYDTEEYDPEQAAKYDESGRAKRAHPRIKTERKFVRKEESDEESPKTKYQRKIKQRQAPQEDTVKEAEQNQQPKRKRRQRRPENEEDNAAKQAALNQKEEQKQEPHYYVKENEEQSQSEKEPQYYVKNKNEEQNQQQPEYYVKNKNEERNEPQPQYYVKNKNEERNEPQPQYYVKNKNEERKEQQPQYYVKRTENQFVPYEQGAGVRQHQHPELTPAASAPRLFLEPTTGHVVDRATGQAYVLQPIAVNNYN comes from the exons ATGTCACAACGTCCGGCATTTACG aaatggCTGTGGTGCCTGTTTGCCGTTTACGCAGGACCAGGCTGGGGCAGAGCCGTGTTGGTTCGGACCCCACCTAAGAACCCTACAACAATCGAGGCTCAGGCAAAATTCTTCCA GTATAGGCATCTGCCCACGCATGAGGACTACGAGCAGGGACACAGGCAGGGCAGCGAGCGACATTTCACCGAGAGACACGAGCGTGCCAAGCCTTCTGATGGACTGTTTTCTGCTAAA GTACGTTGGGGTGACAAACATGGGGGATATGGAGAGCATTACTGGGACTTGAACCATGCCGGTCACGCCGCTAACCATGGCAATGACGGATATGATGGTTCAGATGATGATGGTTCATATAATCACGAATTAGACCATGCCCATGATGAACATGACACATATGATGAACCTAGTGAGCAACAGCCCACTTATGATACAGAAGAATACGATCCGGAGCAGGCAGCGAAATATGATGAAAGCGGCAGAGCTAAACGAGCTCACCCTAGAATCAAAACTGAAAGAAAATTTGTACGGAAAGAAGAAAGCGACGAAGAATCACCAAAAACGAAGTATCAGCGAAAAATAAAACAACGTCAAGCTCCTCAAGAAGATACAGTAAAAGAAGCCGAACAAAATCAACAACCTAAACGTAAAAGAAGGCAAAGAAGACCAGAAAACGAAGAAGATAACGCCGCAAAACAGGCTGCTCTTAATCAAAAGGAAGAACAGAAGCAAGAACCGCATTATTACGTCAAAGAGAATGAGGAACAAAGTCAATCAGAAAAGGAGCCACAGTATTACgtaaagaataaaaacgaaGAACAAAATCAACAACAACCAGAGTATTACGTGAAGAATAAAAATGAGGAACGAAACGAACCGCAACCACAGTATtacgtgaaaaataaaaatgaggaACGAAACGAACCGCAACCACAGTATtacgtgaaaaataaaaatgaggaACGAAAAGAACAGCAACCACAGTATTACGTGAAAAGGACAGAAAATCAATTTGTACCGTATGAACAAGGTGCAGGAGTGAGACAGCATCAGCATCCTGAGCTGACACCGGCCGCTTCAGCCCCAAGACTCTTCTTAGAGCCCACCACTGGACATGTTGTGGACAGAGCCACAGGGCAAGCCTATGTTTTACAGCCAATAGCTGtcaataattataattag
- the LOC134793373 gene encoding activating signal cointegrator 1 complex subunit 2 homolog isoform X1: MSQRPAFTKWLWCLFAVYAGPGWGRAVLVRTPPKNPTTIEAQAKFFQDFFSVQLSPYNIEFGHVCEDPDTWEQRYEKKDFKNHRDMGKVRWGDKHGGYGEHYWDLNHAGHAANHGNDGYDGSDDDGSYNHELDHAHDEHDTYDEPSEQQPTYDTEEYDPEQAAKYDESGRAKRAHPRIKTERKFVRKEESDEESPKTKYQRKIKQRQAPQEDTVKEAEQNQQPKRKRRQRRPENEEDNAAKQAALNQKEEQKQEPHYYVKENEEQSQSEKEPQYYVKNKNEEQNQQQPEYYVKNKNEERNEPQPQYYVKNKNEERNEPQPQYYVKNKNEERKEQQPQYYVKRTENQFVPYEQGAGVRQHQHPELTPAASAPRLFLEPTTGHVVDRATGQAYVLQPIAVNNYN, from the exons ATGTCACAACGTCCGGCATTTACG aaatggCTGTGGTGCCTGTTTGCCGTTTACGCAGGACCAGGCTGGGGCAGAGCCGTGTTGGTTCGGACCCCACCTAAGAACCCTACAACAATCGAGGCTCAGGCAAAATTCTTCCA GGATTTTTTCTCAGTACAGTTGAGTCCGTACAACATAGAGTTCGGGCACGTGTGCGAGGACCCCGACACGTGGGAGCAGCGATACGAGAAGAAGGACTTTAAGAACCACAGGGACATGGGCAAA GTACGTTGGGGTGACAAACATGGGGGATATGGAGAGCATTACTGGGACTTGAACCATGCCGGTCACGCCGCTAACCATGGCAATGACGGATATGATGGTTCAGATGATGATGGTTCATATAATCACGAATTAGACCATGCCCATGATGAACATGACACATATGATGAACCTAGTGAGCAACAGCCCACTTATGATACAGAAGAATACGATCCGGAGCAGGCAGCGAAATATGATGAAAGCGGCAGAGCTAAACGAGCTCACCCTAGAATCAAAACTGAAAGAAAATTTGTACGGAAAGAAGAAAGCGACGAAGAATCACCAAAAACGAAGTATCAGCGAAAAATAAAACAACGTCAAGCTCCTCAAGAAGATACAGTAAAAGAAGCCGAACAAAATCAACAACCTAAACGTAAAAGAAGGCAAAGAAGACCAGAAAACGAAGAAGATAACGCCGCAAAACAGGCTGCTCTTAATCAAAAGGAAGAACAGAAGCAAGAACCGCATTATTACGTCAAAGAGAATGAGGAACAAAGTCAATCAGAAAAGGAGCCACAGTATTACgtaaagaataaaaacgaaGAACAAAATCAACAACAACCAGAGTATTACGTGAAGAATAAAAATGAGGAACGAAACGAACCGCAACCACAGTATtacgtgaaaaataaaaatgaggaACGAAACGAACCGCAACCACAGTATtacgtgaaaaataaaaatgaggaACGAAAAGAACAGCAACCACAGTATTACGTGAAAAGGACAGAAAATCAATTTGTACCGTATGAACAAGGTGCAGGAGTGAGACAGCATCAGCATCCTGAGCTGACACCGGCCGCTTCAGCCCCAAGACTCTTCTTAGAGCCCACCACTGGACATGTTGTGGACAGAGCCACAGGGCAAGCCTATGTTTTACAGCCAATAGCTGtcaataattataattag